From Pseudomonas sp. StFLB209, a single genomic window includes:
- a CDS encoding quaternary amine ABC transporter ATP-binding protein, which produces MNTVKNDTDEVLVSCQSVWKVFGDNAQTAMQAYIERGLSKKQILQDFGCVVGVSDVNIQLRRGEIFCIMGLSGSGKSTLIRMLNKLIAPTSGQILVKGKDLAKLDGAELRDIRARHIGMVFQSVALLPHRTVLENAAFGLEVRGVAKAERHKVAEQALAKVGLSDWVNRYPSELSGGMQQRVGLARAITSDPEVILMDEPFSALDPLIRRQLQDEFRELTKSLGKSAVFITHDLEEAIRIGDRIAIMKDGMIIQEGTAEEIVLHPADDYVAEFVAGISRLHLVKAEAVMTPIAVWRAAHPQTDVSSLPVADIQADLDDLINLLIRSDCEALAVLDGGVVQGVVSQRDLLRGVQGSANEFQDLAHGTVVESTP; this is translated from the coding sequence ATGAATACAGTCAAAAATGACACTGATGAGGTGTTGGTCAGCTGTCAGTCGGTCTGGAAAGTGTTTGGCGACAATGCCCAGACCGCCATGCAGGCATATATAGAGCGTGGCTTGAGCAAGAAGCAGATCCTCCAGGACTTTGGCTGCGTGGTGGGTGTTTCCGATGTCAACATCCAACTGCGGCGTGGCGAGATCTTCTGCATCATGGGCTTGTCCGGCAGTGGCAAATCCACGCTGATCCGCATGCTCAACAAACTGATCGCACCCACTAGCGGACAGATTCTGGTCAAGGGCAAAGACCTGGCCAAACTTGATGGCGCCGAACTGCGCGACATCCGTGCCCGGCACATCGGTATGGTGTTCCAGAGCGTGGCGCTGCTGCCGCACCGCACGGTGCTGGAAAACGCCGCCTTCGGTCTGGAGGTGCGTGGGGTTGCCAAGGCAGAGCGGCACAAGGTCGCCGAGCAGGCGCTGGCCAAGGTCGGTCTGTCTGACTGGGTCAACCGTTACCCCTCTGAATTATCGGGCGGCATGCAGCAGCGTGTCGGCCTGGCGCGGGCGATCACCTCCGACCCTGAGGTGATTCTCATGGACGAGCCGTTCAGCGCCCTTGACCCGTTGATCCGTCGCCAGTTGCAGGATGAGTTCCGCGAGCTCACCAAGTCGCTGGGCAAATCAGCGGTGTTCATTACCCATGATCTGGAAGAGGCGATCCGTATCGGTGACCGCATCGCGATCATGAAAGACGGCATGATCATTCAGGAAGGTACGGCTGAAGAGATCGTCCTGCACCCGGCCGACGATTACGTGGCCGAATTCGTGGCGGGTATTTCGCGGCTGCACTTGGTCAAGGCCGAAGCGGTCATGACCCCTATTGCCGTGTGGCGCGCCGCGCATCCGCAAACCGATGTCAGCAGCCTGCCGGTAGCGGACATCCAGGCTGACCTTGATGATCTGATCAACCTGCTGATTCGCAGCGATTGCGAAGCCCTGGCGGTGCTTGACGGTGGCGTCGTGCAGGGTGTCGTCAGCCAGCGTGATCTGCTGCGCGGGGTACAGGGCAGCGCCAACGAGTTCCAGGACCTCGCTCATGGCACGGTTGTGGAGTCGACGCCATGA
- a CDS encoding dienelactone hydrolase family protein — protein MSKLSVRSVIWHIEGQAFEGRLVYDADAAQLQPGLLMAPNWMGVSQGAEDIARQVAGQGYVVLLADLYGQDVRPANGDEAGAAMMPLKNDRGLLRQRMQAALAQLLAQQDVHLDPQRIASFGFCFGGCCALELARSGADLKAAVSFHGTLDTPNPQDAQNIKGSVLVLHGAADPLVPNEQLPAFEAEMDAAGVDWQLLSYGGAVHSFTDPAANVPGKMMYDARTSRRAFASLYNLLDEVFAR, from the coding sequence ATGAGCAAACTGAGTGTACGTTCCGTTATTTGGCACATCGAAGGCCAGGCATTTGAAGGGCGTCTGGTATATGACGCAGACGCCGCGCAACTGCAGCCGGGCCTGCTGATGGCGCCGAACTGGATGGGTGTCAGCCAGGGCGCTGAAGACATTGCCAGGCAGGTGGCCGGGCAGGGTTATGTGGTGTTGCTGGCCGACCTTTACGGGCAGGATGTGCGCCCGGCCAATGGCGATGAAGCCGGGGCGGCGATGATGCCGTTGAAGAATGATCGTGGGCTGTTGCGCCAGCGCATGCAGGCCGCGCTGGCGCAGTTGCTGGCCCAGCAGGATGTGCATCTGGACCCGCAGCGCATCGCCAGCTTCGGCTTCTGCTTCGGCGGCTGCTGCGCACTGGAGCTGGCCCGTAGCGGGGCCGATCTGAAGGCGGCGGTGTCGTTCCACGGCACGCTGGATACACCGAACCCGCAGGACGCCCAGAACATCAAAGGATCGGTGCTGGTGTTGCATGGCGCTGCCGACCCGTTGGTGCCCAACGAGCAGCTACCGGCGTTCGAGGCCGAGATGGACGCTGCCGGCGTCGATTGGCAACTGCTCAGCTACGGTGGCGCGGTGCATTCGTTTACTGACCCGGCGGCTAATGTGCCCGGCAAGATGATGTACGACGCCAGGACCTCGCGCCGGGCGTTTGCCAGCCTGTACAACCTGCTGGATGAAGTCTTCGCCCGCTGA
- the brnQ gene encoding branched-chain amino acid transport system II carrier protein produces the protein MKVLKGQDILALGFMTFALFVGAGNIIFPPIVGLQAGPHVWIAALGFLVTAVGLPVLTVVALARVGGAMDSLSSPIGRVAGVVLATVCYLAVGPFFATPRTATVSFEVGVAPLTGNSPTALFIYSLVYFLLVLMVSLYPGRLLDTVGRVLGPLKIVALGALGIAAFMLPAGDIGSAQPAYAAGAFSKGFTEGYLTMDTLGALVFGIVIVNAIRSRGVESPQLITRYAIIAGLIAGVGLALVYVSLFRLGSGSHVIAAGASNGAAVLHAYVQYTFGSLGSGFLAVLIALACLVTAVGLTCACAEYFSRLLPLSYRTLVIGLAAFSLLVSNLGLTRLIEFSVPVLTGIYPPCIVLVALSFCQGAWHSATRVVAPVMLVSLLFGTVDALKTAGLTAWLPESLANLPLSAEGLAWLVPSVITLAAAVVVDRMIGKPREVLA, from the coding sequence ATGAAAGTTTTGAAAGGCCAGGACATCCTGGCATTGGGCTTCATGACGTTCGCGCTGTTCGTCGGTGCCGGTAACATCATTTTCCCGCCTATCGTCGGCCTGCAGGCCGGCCCCCACGTATGGATCGCTGCATTGGGCTTTCTGGTCACCGCCGTGGGCCTGCCAGTGCTCACCGTGGTCGCCCTGGCCCGGGTGGGTGGCGCCATGGACAGCTTGAGCAGTCCCATCGGCAGAGTCGCCGGGGTTGTCCTGGCCACCGTCTGCTACCTGGCCGTAGGCCCATTCTTCGCCACGCCACGCACGGCAACGGTGTCTTTCGAAGTCGGTGTCGCACCGCTGACCGGCAACAGCCCGACCGCGTTGTTTATCTACAGCCTGGTGTATTTTCTGCTGGTGCTGATGGTCTCGCTCTATCCGGGCCGCCTGCTCGACACCGTCGGCCGGGTCTTGGGGCCGTTGAAGATCGTCGCCCTTGGCGCATTGGGCATCGCGGCCTTCATGTTGCCGGCCGGTGACATCGGCTCGGCCCAGCCTGCTTATGCCGCTGGTGCGTTCTCCAAGGGCTTTACCGAAGGCTATCTGACCATGGATACCCTGGGCGCTCTGGTATTCGGGATCGTGATCGTCAATGCCATCCGTTCTCGTGGTGTCGAGTCCCCGCAACTGATTACCCGCTATGCAATTATCGCCGGCCTGATCGCTGGGGTAGGGCTGGCGCTGGTGTATGTCAGCCTGTTCCGCCTGGGCTCGGGCAGTCATGTGATCGCCGCCGGCGCGAGTAACGGGGCAGCGGTGTTGCATGCCTACGTGCAATACACCTTTGGCTCACTGGGCAGTGGTTTTCTCGCGGTCCTGATTGCTCTGGCTTGCCTGGTCACGGCGGTGGGCCTGACCTGCGCTTGCGCGGAGTACTTCAGCCGTCTGCTGCCCCTGTCGTACCGCACCCTGGTGATCGGTCTGGCGGCCTTCTCGCTGCTGGTGTCCAATCTGGGGCTGACCCGCCTGATCGAGTTCTCGGTGCCGGTGCTGACCGGCATCTACCCGCCGTGCATCGTGCTGGTGGCGTTGAGCTTCTGTCAGGGGGCATGGCACAGCGCAACCAGAGTAGTCGCGCCGGTGATGCTGGTGTCGTTGCTGTTCGGCACTGTCGATGCGCTGAAAACGGCGGGTCTGACCGCCTGGCTGCCGGAGTCGCTGGCCAACCTGCCACTGAGCGCAGAGGGGCTGGCCTGGCTGGTGCCGTCGGTCATTACCCTGGCCGCTGCGGTCGTGGTCGATCGGATGATCGGCAAGCCGCGCGAAGTACTGGCATAA
- a CDS encoding GntR family transcriptional regulator: MKAQADAEPAGSDISPDRKVVLGDTLRRRILSMELAPGAVVDELALCDEFGLSRPPVRELLRQIAAEGYIELEANRAPRVAAMSHESLHSFFLSAPLIYIATTQLAALHATPAEITRLRTIQENFRQAIEDKDVENRIIYNDEFHLEIGKMAHNDYLMPSLRRLLIDHARLGKTFYRHPTTRDMQQDLELACAQHDQMIEAIEQRDPDTAAQVVRAHFELSRRRMAEYAAPAGVEVALAY, encoded by the coding sequence ATCAAAGCCCAGGCCGATGCCGAACCCGCAGGCAGCGACATTTCTCCGGACCGTAAAGTGGTACTGGGCGATACATTGCGTCGGCGCATCTTGAGCATGGAGCTGGCCCCCGGCGCGGTGGTCGATGAACTGGCTCTGTGCGACGAGTTCGGCCTGTCGCGCCCGCCCGTGCGTGAATTGCTGCGCCAGATCGCGGCCGAGGGCTATATCGAGCTGGAGGCCAACCGCGCGCCTCGCGTGGCGGCCATGAGCCACGAGTCACTGCACAGTTTTTTCCTGTCTGCGCCGCTGATCTACATCGCCACCACCCAACTGGCTGCACTGCATGCCACACCTGCCGAGATCACCCGGCTACGTACCATCCAGGAAAATTTCCGTCAGGCGATCGAAGACAAGGACGTGGAAAACCGCATCATCTACAACGATGAATTTCACCTTGAAATCGGCAAGATGGCGCACAACGATTACTTGATGCCGAGCCTGCGCCGCCTGCTGATCGATCACGCACGGCTGGGCAAGACGTTTTACCGCCACCCCACTACCCGTGACATGCAGCAGGACCTGGAACTGGCCTGTGCCCAGCACGACCAGATGATCGAGGCCATCGAGCAGCGCGACCCGGACACCGCCGCCCAGGTGGTGCGCGCCCACTTCGAACTGTCACGCCGACGCATGGCCGAGTACGCGGCCCCGGCCGGTGTGGAAGTAGCGCTGGCCTACTGA
- a CDS encoding glycine betaine ABC transporter substrate-binding protein, protein MKRLLKTLCAMTVVGMTVTTVQAEEKVINMGTISYEDVTPITGITKKVLEDSGYTVKVTTFSEWGIAYAALSKGDIQILASQIDYVAQDYWNKNKNRLEKISPVSHGLYQGVAVPAYVPVDSLEQLNDNANKFNNRIVGIEPGSGLMNEASTAVKEYGIKLNLIEGSSSAMSAALKSAVDRKEWVAVTVWEPSWMAQKYELKFLKDPKGIFAPPQSYYWIGRKGFSAENPQARETLAGIYVPLSVITAINGEVKDGKTMDQAVKDWTDKNADLIKRWENIKKY, encoded by the coding sequence ATGAAACGTTTATTGAAGACGCTTTGTGCAATGACGGTCGTCGGCATGACGGTAACCACCGTTCAGGCCGAAGAAAAAGTCATCAACATGGGCACGATTTCTTATGAGGACGTGACCCCGATCACCGGGATTACCAAGAAGGTTCTGGAAGACTCTGGTTACACGGTCAAGGTCACCACCTTTTCCGAATGGGGCATTGCCTACGCGGCCCTGAGCAAGGGTGATATCCAGATCCTCGCTTCGCAGATCGACTACGTGGCCCAGGACTACTGGAACAAGAACAAGAACCGTCTGGAGAAAATCTCCCCGGTTTCCCACGGCCTGTACCAGGGTGTGGCCGTGCCGGCCTACGTTCCGGTCGACTCGCTGGAGCAGCTCAACGATAACGCGAACAAGTTCAATAACCGGATTGTCGGCATCGAGCCGGGTTCGGGTCTGATGAACGAGGCGAGCACTGCGGTCAAAGAATACGGCATCAAGCTCAACCTGATCGAAGGCAGCAGCTCGGCGATGAGCGCGGCGCTCAAGTCGGCTGTCGACCGCAAGGAATGGGTCGCCGTGACCGTCTGGGAGCCGTCGTGGATGGCCCAGAAATATGAACTTAAATTCCTTAAAGATCCCAAGGGTATTTTCGCCCCGCCACAAAGTTACTACTGGATTGGTCGCAAGGGCTTCTCGGCCGAGAACCCGCAGGCGCGTGAAACCCTGGCCGGTATCTATGTACCCCTGTCGGTGATCACCGCCATCAATGGCGAGGTCAAGGACGGCAAGACCATGGACCAGGCCGTTAAAGACTGGACTGACAAAAACGCCGACCTGATCAAGCGTTGGGAGAATATCAAGAAGTACTGA
- the htpG gene encoding molecular chaperone HtpG translates to MSVETQKQTLGFQTEVKQLLHLMIHSLYSNKEIFLRELVSNASDAVDKLRFEALARPELLEGGAELKIRVNFDSDAKTVSIEDNGIGMSRDDVIAHLGTIAKSGTADFMSNLTGDQKKDSHLIGQFGVGFYSAFIVADKVDVYSRRAGAPASEGVHWSSKGEGDFEVATVEKAERGTRIVLHLKSGEEEFADGWRLRNIVKKYSDHIALPIELPKQQAAAAEGEQAPSEEWETVNRASALWTRPRTEIKDEEYQEFYKHIGHDFENPLSWSHNKVEGKLEYNSLLYVPARAPFDLYQREAPRGLKLYVQRVFIMDQAESFLPLYLRFIKGVVDSNDLSLNVSREILQKDPIIDSMKSALTKRVLDMLEKLAKNEPEQYKGFWKNFGQVLKEGPAEDFANKEKIAGLLRFTSTASEGGEQEVSLADYLSRAKEGQDKIYYLTGESYAQVRNSPHLEVFRKKGIEVLLLTDRIDEWLMSYLSEFDGKGFVDVARGDLDLGKLDSEEDKKAQEEIAKDKEGLVERLKTALGESVSEVRVSHRLTDSPAILAIGEQDLGLQMRQILEASGQKVPDSKPIFEFNPAHPLIGKLDGEPDEDRFVELSHILFDQAALAAGDSLKDPAAYVRRLNKLLVELSV, encoded by the coding sequence ATGAGTGTGGAAACTCAAAAGCAAACCCTGGGCTTCCAGACCGAGGTGAAGCAACTGCTGCACCTCATGATCCATTCGCTGTATTCCAACAAGGAAATCTTTCTGCGCGAATTGGTCTCCAACGCTTCCGACGCCGTCGATAAACTGCGTTTCGAAGCCCTGGCCCGCCCTGAGCTGCTCGAAGGTGGCGCCGAGCTGAAAATCCGTGTCAATTTTGATAGCGACGCCAAAACCGTCAGCATCGAAGACAACGGCATCGGCATGAGCCGTGACGACGTGATTGCCCACCTGGGCACCATCGCCAAGTCCGGTACTGCCGACTTCATGAGCAACCTCACCGGTGATCAGAAGAAGGACTCGCACCTGATCGGTCAGTTCGGTGTTGGTTTCTATTCGGCGTTTATCGTTGCCGACAAGGTTGATGTCTACAGCCGCCGTGCCGGTGCCCCGGCCAGCGAAGGCGTGCATTGGTCGTCCAAGGGTGAGGGTGACTTCGAAGTTGCGACCGTGGAAAAGGCCGAGCGTGGCACGCGCATCGTTCTGCACCTGAAAAGCGGTGAAGAAGAGTTTGCCGATGGCTGGCGTCTGCGCAACATCGTCAAGAAATACTCTGACCATATTGCCCTGCCGATCGAGCTGCCCAAGCAGCAGGCTGCTGCCGCTGAAGGCGAACAAGCGCCGAGCGAAGAATGGGAAACCGTCAACCGTGCCAGCGCGCTGTGGACCCGTCCGCGTACCGAAATCAAGGACGAGGAGTATCAGGAGTTCTATAAGCACATCGGCCATGATTTCGAGAACCCGCTGAGCTGGAGCCACAACAAGGTCGAAGGCAAGCTGGAATACAACTCGCTGCTGTACGTCCCGGCCCGTGCGCCGTTCGACCTGTACCAGCGCGAAGCGCCACGCGGCCTGAAGCTGTATGTACAGCGTGTGTTCATCATGGACCAGGCTGAGTCGTTCCTGCCGCTGTATCTGCGCTTCATCAAGGGTGTGGTCGATTCCAACGACCTGTCGCTGAACGTGTCCCGCGAGATCCTGCAGAAAGATCCGATCATCGACTCGATGAAGTCGGCGCTGACCAAGCGCGTGCTGGACATGCTTGAGAAACTGGCCAAGAACGAACCCGAGCAGTACAAGGGCTTCTGGAAAAACTTCGGTCAGGTCCTCAAGGAAGGTCCGGCCGAAGACTTCGCCAACAAGGAGAAGATCGCCGGTCTGTTGCGCTTCACCTCCACTGCAAGTGAGGGCGGCGAGCAAGAGGTGTCGCTGGCCGATTACCTGAGCCGCGCCAAGGAAGGTCAGGACAAGATCTACTACCTGACCGGCGAGTCTTATGCGCAGGTCCGTAACAGCCCGCACCTTGAAGTCTTCCGCAAAAAGGGCATCGAAGTACTGCTGCTCACTGACCGCATCGATGAGTGGCTGATGAGCTACCTCAGCGAATTCGACGGCAAAGGCTTCGTCGATGTCGCTCGTGGTGACCTGGACCTGGGCAAACTGGACTCCGAAGAGGACAAGAAGGCTCAGGAAGAGATCGCCAAAGACAAGGAAGGCCTGGTCGAGCGGCTGAAAACCGCACTGGGTGAATCGGTCAGTGAAGTGCGGGTTTCCCATCGTCTTACCGATTCGCCAGCGATCCTGGCCATCGGCGAGCAGGACCTGGGTCTGCAAATGCGCCAGATCCTCGAAGCCAGCGGTCAGAAAGTCCCTGACTCCAAGCCGATCTTCGAATTCAACCCGGCCCACCCGCTGATCGGCAAGCTCGATGGCGAGCCGGATGAAGACCGCTTTGTCGAGCTGTCGCACATCCTGTTCGACCAGGCGGCGCTGGCTGCCGGTGACAGTCTCAAAGACCCGGCCGCCTACGTGCGCCGTCTGAACAAGCTGCTGGTCGAACTGTCGGTTTGA
- a CDS encoding GlxA family transcriptional regulator: protein MQGQNLRYVGEKSEAPRQARIGFLLLEHFSLPAFTQALDTLVTANLIKAGVFATRTFSLDGESVTSDLGLVICPNSIVDPAQVQDLDLLVVCSGLRTPLRANPLLTHVLHLAQDKGVALAGLWSGAWFLGQAGLLDGYKCAIHPEQRAALAETARESQVTSESYMVDRDRLTAASPTGAFNMVLEWINKLHGRGLVDAVIDILAFEESRYRRARPSLHEKMSEPLREAINLMSANIEEPLSQDQLSTYVGRSKRQIERLFKEQLGTTPVRYYLELRITESRRLLQHSDLPIVEVGVACGFVSPSHFSKCYTSFYGYPPSREVRFGNVSGLRTARQRALAKQAQ from the coding sequence ATGCAAGGGCAGAACCTCCGCTACGTGGGCGAGAAGAGTGAAGCGCCACGCCAGGCTCGAATCGGTTTTCTGCTGCTTGAGCATTTCTCGTTACCGGCCTTCACCCAGGCGCTGGACACCCTGGTGACGGCCAACCTCATCAAGGCTGGCGTGTTCGCCACCCGAACCTTCAGCCTCGATGGAGAGTCAGTGACCAGCGATCTGGGCCTGGTGATCTGCCCGAACTCAATTGTCGACCCCGCCCAGGTGCAGGATCTGGACTTGCTGGTGGTGTGTTCCGGCTTGCGCACGCCATTGCGCGCCAATCCGCTGCTGACCCATGTGCTGCATTTGGCCCAGGACAAGGGCGTTGCCCTGGCCGGGCTATGGAGCGGCGCCTGGTTTCTGGGGCAGGCCGGGCTGCTCGATGGCTACAAATGCGCTATTCACCCTGAGCAGCGTGCTGCATTGGCCGAAACTGCCCGCGAGAGCCAGGTGACCAGCGAAAGCTACATGGTCGACCGCGACCGGCTCACCGCGGCCAGCCCCACCGGCGCCTTTAATATGGTGCTGGAATGGATCAATAAACTGCACGGCCGCGGTCTGGTGGATGCGGTCATCGATATCCTCGCCTTCGAAGAGTCGCGCTATCGCCGGGCGCGCCCGTCGCTGCACGAGAAAATGAGCGAGCCACTGCGCGAAGCGATCAACCTGATGAGCGCCAATATCGAAGAGCCGTTGAGTCAGGACCAGCTGTCGACCTATGTCGGACGTTCCAAACGCCAGATCGAGCGCTTGTTCAAGGAACAGCTCGGCACCACGCCGGTGCGTTACTACCTTGAGCTGCGCATCACCGAAAGCCGCCGCCTGCTGCAGCATTCCGATCTGCCGATCGTGGAAGTCGGAGTCGCCTGCGGGTTTGTTTCACCCAGCCACTTCAGCAAGTGCTACACCTCGTTCTACGGCTACCCGCCGTCACGCGAAGTGCGCTTTGGCAACGTCAGCGGCTTGCGCACCGCTCGGCAGCGGGCGCTGGCCAAACAGGCTCAGTAG
- a CDS encoding pirin family protein, which translates to MLIVTPRPETVEGQPILRPLPSAGCRSVGPFVFFDHMLPHVYAPGSGMDILQHPHIGLSTLTYLFEGQLQHKDSLGSDQPVGPGEVSWMTAGAAIAHVERTPPALLHSGSRLHGLQVWLASPKEHEQGAGHYSHHRATELPVSDAMGIRVRLIAGHGFGLSSPVPVLSPTLYAELHLGTATTLAIPCEHEQRAVYLLAGEASLDGEALLPRTLAVLPPGQIINLCAESDCHAVLIGGAPLDGPRRMNWNFVASDIALIDRARQRWAAGDWPQVPGETGRIELPR; encoded by the coding sequence ATGCTGATCGTAACCCCACGCCCTGAAACCGTCGAAGGCCAGCCCATCCTGCGTCCGCTGCCGTCAGCAGGATGCCGCAGTGTCGGCCCGTTTGTGTTTTTCGATCACATGCTGCCCCACGTCTATGCACCAGGCAGCGGCATGGACATCTTGCAGCATCCGCATATCGGCCTGTCGACCCTCACCTACCTGTTCGAGGGCCAGCTGCAGCACAAGGACAGCCTGGGCAGCGACCAGCCGGTGGGGCCTGGCGAGGTCAGCTGGATGACTGCCGGCGCAGCCATCGCCCATGTCGAACGTACCCCGCCGGCACTCCTGCACAGCGGCTCACGGCTGCACGGGCTGCAGGTATGGCTGGCATCGCCCAAAGAGCATGAACAAGGTGCCGGCCATTACAGCCATCACCGGGCTACCGAACTGCCGGTCAGCGACGCCATGGGCATTCGCGTTCGACTGATCGCCGGCCACGGCTTTGGTCTGAGCTCCCCGGTCCCGGTGCTGTCACCCACGCTGTACGCCGAACTGCATCTGGGCACCGCCACCACACTGGCCATCCCTTGCGAACACGAACAACGCGCAGTGTATCTGCTGGCCGGCGAGGCCTCGCTGGACGGCGAAGCGTTGCTGCCACGCACCCTGGCAGTCCTGCCACCGGGCCAGATCATCAACCTGTGCGCCGAGAGTGATTGCCATGCGGTGCTGATCGGTGGCGCGCCGCTGGACGGGCCACGCCGGATGAACTGGAACTTCGTCGCCAGCGACATCGCCCTGATCGACCGCGCCCGGCAACGCTGGGCCGCCGGAGACTGGCCGCAGGTGCCGGGCGAGACCGGCCGGATCGAATTACCCCGATAG
- a CDS encoding ABC transporter permease, producing the protein MSLSDIRFSPGQYLAPVVDWLNANLHPLFAAISRVIEFILGGCEAALLALPAWLIMLAVAGLAYFFINLRAALLALVMLGFCLICGLWTASMQTIALVTVSVLISVSVAFPLGILAARYKRMDAAVGPLLNVMQTVPPWVYLIPAVMVFSLGKVPAIIATIIYGVPPMMRLTTLAFKQIPKDLLELGQAMGAPPRAILFKIEIPAAMPTLLVGLNQCILLSLAMVVLAGLVGAGGLGAEVTRGLTRMEMGLGLRAGLAIVAVALLLDRLSRGALQRSNMSSADQ; encoded by the coding sequence ATGAGCCTGTCCGATATCAGATTCTCTCCAGGTCAATACCTGGCACCGGTGGTGGACTGGCTGAATGCCAACCTGCACCCGCTGTTTGCTGCGATCAGCCGAGTGATCGAGTTCATTCTGGGTGGTTGCGAAGCCGCATTGCTGGCGCTGCCGGCCTGGCTGATCATGCTCGCCGTGGCCGGGCTTGCGTACTTTTTCATCAACCTGCGGGCGGCTTTGCTGGCGCTGGTGATGCTCGGCTTCTGCCTGATTTGCGGGCTCTGGACCGCGTCGATGCAGACCATCGCGCTGGTCACGGTGTCGGTGCTGATCTCGGTCAGCGTGGCGTTCCCGCTCGGCATTCTGGCGGCGCGCTACAAGCGCATGGACGCTGCGGTCGGCCCGTTGCTCAACGTCATGCAGACCGTACCACCTTGGGTCTACCTGATTCCGGCAGTCATGGTGTTCAGCCTGGGCAAGGTGCCGGCGATCATCGCCACCATCATCTACGGCGTGCCGCCGATGATGCGCCTGACCACGCTGGCCTTCAAACAGATCCCCAAGGACTTGCTGGAACTGGGCCAGGCCATGGGCGCGCCGCCCCGGGCGATCCTGTTCAAGATCGAGATTCCGGCGGCCATGCCGACCCTGCTGGTGGGGTTGAACCAGTGCATCCTGTTGTCGCTGGCGATGGTGGTACTGGCCGGCCTGGTCGGTGCCGGTGGCCTGGGGGCGGAAGTCACCCGTGGCCTGACCCGCATGGAAATGGGCCTGGGGCTGCGCGCCGGGCTTGCGATCGTGGCAGTGGCGCTGCTGCTTGATCGTCTATCACGCGGTGCGCTACAGCGTAGCAACATGTCGTCCGCAGACCAGTGA
- a CDS encoding ABC transporter permease, whose product MNPADFASAFDAKVDAALEWTADNWSTAFDALNDALKSLYQAVYWALAVAPFYVVAALIGALAWRLTGSWKFAVGTALSLCFCELMGLWPETMSTLALVLTATSLALLVGVPAGVAAGLMPALDRVTEPTLDLLQTLPPYIYLLPAIALLGYGSGTALVATFIVAVPPVLRLTCLGIRMTPRQFIELGEASGTTGWQQFFKIRLPFALPSIMAGVNQSLMMAFGMVVIAGIVGSGGLGEAIYAAIRTLDIAKSINASIAIVVLTLILDRMTQSLIRGDDAGGRP is encoded by the coding sequence ATGAATCCCGCCGATTTTGCCTCGGCTTTCGATGCGAAAGTCGACGCCGCCCTGGAATGGACGGCGGATAACTGGTCGACCGCATTCGATGCCCTCAACGATGCCTTGAAAAGCTTGTATCAGGCGGTCTACTGGGCGCTGGCGGTGGCCCCCTTCTATGTGGTTGCAGCGCTGATCGGCGCGCTGGCCTGGCGTCTGACCGGCAGTTGGAAATTTGCCGTCGGCACGGCGCTGAGCCTGTGCTTCTGCGAGCTGATGGGCCTGTGGCCGGAAACCATGAGCACCCTGGCACTGGTCTTGACGGCCACCAGCCTGGCGCTGCTGGTCGGGGTGCCGGCGGGGGTGGCCGCTGGTTTGATGCCAGCGCTGGATCGGGTGACCGAACCGACCCTTGACCTGCTGCAGACCTTGCCGCCCTACATCTATCTGTTGCCGGCCATCGCCTTGTTGGGCTACGGCTCGGGCACCGCACTGGTGGCGACTTTCATCGTGGCCGTGCCGCCGGTGTTGCGCCTGACGTGCCTGGGTATCCGGATGACGCCCCGCCAGTTCATTGAGCTGGGCGAAGCCAGCGGCACGACGGGCTGGCAGCAGTTCTTCAAGATCCGCTTGCCGTTTGCCTTGCCGAGCATCATGGCCGGGGTCAACCAGAGCCTGATGATGGCGTTCGGCATGGTGGTGATTGCCGGCATCGTCGGTTCCGGCGGGCTGGGTGAAGCAATCTATGCGGCGATCCGGACCCTGGATATCGCCAAATCGATCAATGCGTCGATTGCCATTGTGGTTCTGACCCTGATTCTGGACCGCATGACCCAGAGTCTGATCCGTGGCGATGACGCTGGAGGCCGCCCATGA